In Acidiphilium acidophilum, one genomic interval encodes:
- a CDS encoding nucleotide-binding protein, which produces MQREMGGATADPSFIATLVGTEDAGPAPASGPQPRRVALASGKGGVGKTWLSLTLAQALSHRRKRVLVFDADFGLANADIQIGHLPRQDLGAVIRDGADLAQCIVPIESGGFDLIAGRSGSGALAGVSATMIADVLARLAKVAAGYDWVLFDLGTGVDAATRQIAAHADIVALITTEDPSSLTDAYAVLKLLKRDRSAAGLTVDARIVVNQARSDTAGRRAHAALARAARGFLRIDPPLLGIIGLDERVADAIRSQQLLIGQFPNSDAATSVAAIARRLVGR; this is translated from the coding sequence ATGCAGCGTGAGATGGGCGGTGCGACAGCGGACCCCTCATTCATCGCGACCCTGGTCGGCACAGAGGATGCGGGACCGGCTCCCGCATCGGGGCCGCAGCCGCGCCGGGTCGCTCTGGCGTCCGGCAAAGGCGGCGTCGGCAAGACCTGGCTGAGCCTGACCCTCGCACAGGCGCTCAGCCATCGCCGCAAGCGCGTGCTGGTGTTCGACGCCGATTTCGGGCTCGCCAATGCCGACATCCAGATCGGCCACCTGCCCCGGCAGGATCTGGGTGCGGTGATCCGCGACGGGGCCGACCTCGCGCAATGCATCGTCCCGATCGAGAGCGGCGGTTTCGATCTGATCGCCGGGCGCTCGGGCTCAGGGGCGCTGGCCGGGGTGTCGGCCACGATGATCGCGGATGTGCTGGCACGGCTCGCCAAGGTGGCGGCGGGGTATGACTGGGTGCTGTTCGATCTCGGCACCGGGGTCGATGCCGCGACACGCCAGATCGCGGCCCATGCCGACATCGTGGCATTGATCACGACCGAGGACCCTTCGAGCCTGACCGACGCCTATGCCGTGCTCAAACTGCTCAAGCGCGATCGCAGCGCGGCGGGCCTCACGGTCGATGCGCGGATCGTGGTCAATCAGGCGCGGTCGGATACCGCCGGGCGGCGGGCGCATGCGGCGCTGGCGCGGGCGGCGCGCGGGTTCCTCCGGATCGACCCGCCGCTGCTCGGCATTATCGGGCTGGACGAACGGGTGGCCGATGCGATCCGCAGCCAGCAATTGCTGATCGGGCAGTTTCCCAATTCCGACGCCGCAACCAGCGTCGCCGCCATCGCCCGCCGCCTGGTGGGACGGTGA
- a CDS encoding tyrosine recombinase: MVRAAYHTRQMAIERHIEAFLESMAAERGAARNTIMAYQADLAEFAAFCAAHGAAPATANPDVVAAFLTDIAARGLAARTQARRLSSLRQFQRFLLRNGQRADDPTALSNAPRLPGSLPRFLSEAEVDAMLAASGEVEGRQGQIARAGLEILYASGMRISEMLALPASALSDDAVMLLIKGKGGRERIVPLSTAARTAAATLRDGHVRGTRYLFPGQTPDTAMTRQGFALLLKRIARRAGIEADRVSPHVLRHSFASHLLARGADLRSLQMLLGHADISTTQIYTHILAERLQKLVEAHHPLARAQADPAPSNSG, translated from the coding sequence ATGGTCCGCGCGGCTTACCACACTCGGCAGATGGCGATAGAGCGACATATCGAGGCATTTCTGGAATCGATGGCTGCCGAGCGTGGCGCCGCGCGCAACACCATCATGGCCTATCAGGCCGATCTCGCGGAATTCGCCGCTTTCTGCGCGGCCCATGGTGCCGCCCCCGCGACCGCCAACCCGGATGTCGTCGCCGCCTTCCTCACCGATATCGCCGCCCGCGGCCTCGCCGCGCGCACCCAGGCGCGGCGGCTCTCCTCGCTGCGCCAGTTCCAGCGCTTCCTTCTGCGCAACGGCCAACGGGCCGACGACCCCACCGCGCTGTCGAATGCCCCGCGCCTGCCCGGCTCCCTGCCGCGCTTCCTGAGTGAGGCCGAGGTCGACGCCATGCTCGCCGCTTCCGGCGAGGTCGAGGGGCGGCAGGGCCAGATCGCCCGCGCCGGCCTCGAAATCCTCTACGCCTCGGGCATGCGGATCTCGGAAATGCTCGCTCTGCCCGCCAGCGCCCTGTCCGACGATGCCGTGATGCTCCTGATCAAAGGCAAGGGCGGGCGCGAGCGCATCGTGCCTCTGTCCACCGCCGCGCGAACCGCCGCCGCGACCCTGCGGGACGGCCATGTCCGGGGCACACGCTATCTGTTTCCCGGCCAGACCCCCGACACCGCCATGACCCGGCAGGGATTCGCCCTGCTGCTCAAGCGCATCGCCCGCCGCGCCGGGATCGAGGCCGATCGCGTCTCGCCCCACGTGCTGCGCCATTCCTTCGCCTCGCATCTGCTCGCGCGTGGCGCGGATCTGCGCAGCCTGCAGATGCTGCTCGGCCACGCCGATATCTCCACCACCCAGATCTACACCCATATCCTCGCCGAGCGCCTGCAGAAGCTGGTCGAGGCGCATCATCCGCTCGCGCGCGCGCAGGCAGACCCGGCGCCCTCCAACTCCGGCTGA
- a CDS encoding sigma-54 interaction domain-containing protein, which produces MRILIIGSLLGELGIAARIAASRGAVLDQADTVDIAMRVLRQDARIDLIICDVSRDLARLMRQLAAERFTIAVVAAGAEDDGDAAVAAISAGARDYLPLPPDAELIAAMLAAVSLDRPPALVARDPAMTALLARAEQVAQSTASILITGESGTGKEVLARFIHQASRRARGPFIALNCAAIPESLLESELFGHEKGAFSGAIARRTGKFEAAHQGTLLLDELAEMDIRLQAKLLRALQERVIDRVGGERPVPVDVRILAATNRDLLRAVDAGTFREDLYFRLNVVTLQIPALRDRPGDIAPLARHFVDHFARLNEVGPKHLTEGAIARLIEQPWRGNVRELENAMHRAVLLTSGCAIGAEDIGALTRQGHTAVSPNAAESPMPDARIGSLVGQRMVDVEQRLILETLHHCLGNRTHAATILGISIRALRNKLRDYAAHGAAIPAPHNGVAA; this is translated from the coding sequence ATGCGCATTCTCATCATCGGATCGCTGCTGGGGGAACTGGGCATCGCCGCCCGCATCGCCGCATCGCGCGGTGCGGTGCTCGATCAGGCCGATACGGTCGATATCGCAATGCGCGTCCTGCGCCAGGATGCACGGATCGACCTGATCATCTGCGACGTCAGCCGCGACCTCGCTCGGCTCATGCGCCAGCTCGCCGCCGAGCGCTTCACCATCGCGGTCGTGGCCGCCGGCGCGGAGGACGATGGAGACGCCGCAGTCGCCGCGATCAGTGCCGGTGCGCGGGACTATCTGCCGCTGCCGCCCGATGCCGAACTGATCGCCGCCATGCTCGCCGCCGTCTCGCTCGATCGCCCGCCCGCCCTCGTGGCGCGCGACCCGGCAATGACCGCCCTGCTCGCGCGGGCCGAACAGGTCGCGCAATCGACCGCCTCGATCCTGATCACCGGCGAGAGCGGCACCGGCAAGGAAGTGCTTGCCCGGTTCATCCACCAGGCCTCGCGCCGGGCGCGCGGCCCGTTCATCGCGCTCAACTGTGCGGCGATTCCCGAATCACTGCTCGAATCCGAATTGTTCGGCCATGAGAAAGGCGCGTTCTCGGGAGCCATCGCGCGGCGAACCGGAAAGTTCGAGGCCGCGCATCAGGGCACGCTGCTGCTCGATGAACTGGCCGAAATGGATATCCGCCTCCAGGCGAAACTGCTGCGCGCCCTGCAGGAGCGCGTGATCGACCGGGTGGGCGGCGAGCGTCCCGTCCCGGTCGACGTCCGCATCCTGGCCGCGACCAACCGCGATCTGCTTCGCGCGGTCGATGCCGGCACGTTCCGCGAGGATCTGTATTTCCGGCTGAACGTCGTGACATTGCAGATCCCCGCCCTGCGCGACCGGCCCGGCGACATAGCACCGCTCGCGCGGCACTTCGTCGATCATTTCGCGCGCCTCAACGAGGTTGGCCCGAAACATCTCACCGAGGGCGCGATCGCGCGGCTGATCGAGCAACCCTGGCGCGGCAACGTCCGCGAACTCGAAAACGCGATGCACCGCGCTGTCCTGCTCACGTCGGGCTGCGCGATCGGCGCCGAGGATATCGGCGCGCTCACGCGACAGGGCCACACCGCTGTCAGCCCGAACGCAGCGGAGAGCCCGATGCCCGATGCGCGGATCGGCTCGCTGGTCGGGCAACGGATGGTCGATGTCGAACAGCGGTTGATTCTCGAAACGCTCCACCATTGTCTCGGCAACCGCACCCACGCCGCGACCATCCTCGGCATCTCGATCCGCGCCCTGCGCAACAAGCTGCGCGACTACGCCGCCCATGGCGCGGCGATCCCCGCCCCGCATAACGGCGTCGCGGCATGA
- the flhA gene encoding flagellar biosynthesis protein FlhA, with amino-acid sequence MSASISRDTVIAQMKRFRPGSDIGLAFAVVCIITVLIVPLPPFLLDVGLSLSFTIAILVLMVALFIRKPVDFTSFPTVLLLTTLLRLSLDVASTRQILSHGSEGVDAAGHVIAAFGGFLMGGDLLIGLIVFAILLVVNFIVITKGSTRIAEVAARFTLDAIPGKQMAIDAEMSSGAINEATARRKRHELEQESGFYGAMDGAAKFVRGDAIAALIITSINIVGGFVIGVVQKGMSIHDAASAFTTLSIGEGLVSQIPSLLVSVAAGIVVTKGSGEGSADTALVAQLSRSPKPLGIVAAAALALALVPGLPFIPFAMLAGLAGWASWYRWNHPPAAETLPETAVEVAAEPPITDALKIDQIRLELGYGLLVLAGGDTPRLTEQIKSLRRAIAGEMGFILPAVRIQDNMQLAADSYSIRIKEIEAGSGKLRATQLLAMTANGALPDLPGERTTEPAFGLPAIWIDPSEREQARAKGCTVVDPASVLTTHLTEIVKDNMAEMLSFAETQKLLDELPREQQRLVTELIPSQLTVGGVQRVLQSLLAERVSIRDLPTILEGIHEACAMQTRGIPAIAAHVRMRMARQLTDAHIGPRGYLPLVVVGPEWEAELNEALVGPPDQRQLALPPGRLSDLMRRITQVFEPIAAEGETPVLLTSPALRAHLRAIIERMQPATPVLAQTEVFPRARIRTLGAL; translated from the coding sequence ATGAGTGCCAGCATCAGCCGCGATACCGTGATTGCGCAGATGAAACGGTTCCGGCCGGGTTCGGATATCGGCCTCGCCTTTGCGGTGGTCTGCATCATCACCGTGCTGATCGTGCCGCTGCCGCCATTCCTGCTCGATGTCGGACTGTCGCTTTCGTTCACCATCGCAATCCTCGTGCTGATGGTCGCCCTGTTCATCCGCAAGCCGGTCGATTTCACCAGCTTCCCCACCGTGCTGCTGCTCACCACCCTGCTGCGGTTGTCGCTCGATGTCGCCTCGACCCGGCAGATCCTGTCGCACGGCAGTGAAGGCGTCGATGCCGCCGGCCATGTCATCGCCGCGTTCGGCGGGTTCCTGATGGGCGGTGATCTGCTGATCGGGCTGATCGTGTTCGCGATCTTGCTCGTGGTCAATTTCATCGTGATCACCAAGGGCTCGACCCGCATCGCCGAGGTCGCGGCCCGCTTCACGCTCGATGCGATCCCCGGCAAGCAGATGGCGATCGACGCGGAGATGAGCTCCGGCGCGATCAACGAAGCCACGGCCCGGCGCAAGCGCCACGAGCTCGAACAGGAAAGCGGGTTCTACGGCGCGATGGACGGTGCCGCCAAATTCGTGCGCGGCGATGCGATCGCGGCGCTGATCATCACCTCGATCAACATCGTCGGCGGGTTCGTGATCGGCGTGGTGCAGAAGGGGATGAGCATCCACGATGCCGCCTCGGCCTTCACCACGCTGTCGATCGGTGAGGGCCTGGTCTCGCAGATCCCTTCGCTGCTCGTTTCGGTGGCGGCGGGGATCGTGGTGACCAAGGGATCGGGCGAGGGCAGTGCCGATACCGCGCTGGTCGCCCAGCTCAGCCGCTCGCCCAAGCCACTCGGCATCGTCGCGGCGGCAGCCCTCGCCCTCGCGCTGGTGCCCGGCCTGCCCTTCATACCGTTCGCGATGCTCGCCGGCCTTGCCGGCTGGGCCTCGTGGTACCGGTGGAACCATCCGCCGGCGGCGGAAACCCTGCCTGAGACGGCAGTGGAAGTCGCTGCCGAACCGCCGATCACCGATGCGCTGAAGATCGACCAGATCAGGCTCGAACTCGGCTACGGGCTGCTGGTGCTGGCCGGTGGCGACACGCCGCGCCTGACCGAGCAGATCAAATCCCTGCGCCGGGCGATCGCCGGCGAAATGGGCTTCATCCTCCCGGCGGTCCGCATTCAGGACAACATGCAGCTCGCCGCCGATTCCTATTCGATCCGGATCAAGGAGATCGAGGCGGGTTCGGGCAAGCTGCGCGCGACGCAGCTGCTCGCCATGACCGCGAACGGCGCGCTGCCGGACCTGCCGGGCGAGCGGACCACCGAACCTGCGTTCGGCCTGCCCGCGATCTGGATCGATCCGTCGGAGCGCGAGCAGGCGCGGGCGAAGGGCTGCACCGTGGTCGATCCCGCCAGCGTGCTCACCACCCACCTGACCGAAATCGTCAAGGACAACATGGCGGAAATGCTCTCGTTTGCCGAAACCCAGAAACTGCTCGACGAGTTGCCGCGCGAGCAGCAGCGCCTGGTGACCGAGCTGATCCCCAGCCAGCTGACGGTGGGCGGGGTGCAGCGGGTGTTGCAGTCGCTTCTCGCCGAACGGGTTTCGATCCGCGATCTGCCGACCATTCTGGAGGGAATCCACGAGGCGTGCGCGATGCAGACACGCGGCATCCCCGCGATCGCCGCCCATGTGCGGATGCGGATGGCCCGGCAGTTGACCGATGCGCATATCGGCCCGCGCGGCTATCTGCCGCTCGTGGTGGTCGGGCCGGAATGGGAGGCGGAGCTGAACGAGGCGCTGGTCGGCCCGCCGGATCAGCGCCAGCTCGCCTTGCCGCCGGGACGGCTCTCGGACCTCATGCGCCGGATCACCCAGGTATTCGAACCGATCGCCGCCGAGGGCGAAACCCCTGTCCTGCTCACCAGCCCGGCGCTTCGGGCGCATCTGCGCGCCATCATCGAGCGGATGCAGCCCGCGACGCCGGTACTTGCCCAGACCGAAGTGTTTCCGCGTGCGCGGATCAGAACCCTTGGAGCCCTGTAG
- a CDS encoding flagellar biosynthesis protein FlhF, with protein MKIKLIRAATMRAALTEAHRLMGPDALILESRKVGVGIEISVAVDPEETLDHREQWHEALAFHRVPADLAGRLRRVPPDRAVADTFRFGAVDFNRPLLLVGPPGAGKTMTTVKLATRLVLDGIRPTVINADQNRAGASAQLAALCRILRADFIDTATHEAGGSRARRRRPTSATLIDLPGMDPFDDQEMTTLRHMIDQVQGVAALVMPAGLDAQDSAEMAERFHAAGATMLIPTRLDLTRRLGGMVAAAAAAPLVFSHAGTSGRITEALEPMTPQFLARRLLDHNRPAGHAHAA; from the coding sequence ATGAAAATAAAGCTGATCCGCGCCGCCACGATGCGCGCGGCCCTGACCGAGGCCCACCGGCTGATGGGGCCGGATGCCCTGATCCTGGAGAGCCGGAAAGTCGGCGTCGGGATCGAGATCTCCGTCGCGGTCGATCCCGAGGAGACGCTCGATCATCGCGAGCAATGGCATGAGGCACTCGCCTTCCACCGGGTGCCGGCGGACCTGGCCGGGCGATTGCGGCGGGTGCCGCCGGACCGGGCGGTCGCGGACACGTTCCGGTTCGGCGCGGTCGATTTCAACCGGCCGTTATTGCTGGTCGGGCCTCCGGGTGCCGGCAAGACCATGACCACGGTGAAGCTCGCGACCCGGCTGGTGCTCGACGGGATCAGGCCGACGGTGATCAACGCCGATCAGAACCGTGCCGGTGCCTCGGCGCAGCTTGCCGCGCTCTGCCGGATTTTGCGCGCTGATTTCATCGATACCGCGACCCACGAGGCGGGTGGATCACGGGCGCGGCGGCGGCGACCGACCAGCGCGACCTTGATCGACCTGCCGGGGATGGACCCTTTCGACGATCAGGAAATGACCACGCTTCGCCACATGATCGATCAGGTGCAGGGCGTCGCGGCGCTGGTGATGCCTGCGGGGCTGGACGCGCAGGACAGCGCCGAGATGGCCGAGCGGTTTCACGCCGCCGGAGCCACCATGCTGATCCCGACCCGGCTAGACCTGACCCGCCGGCTCGGCGGCATGGTCGCCGCCGCCGCCGCCGCCCCGCTCGTCTTCAGCCATGCCGGCACCTCGGGACGGATCACCGAGGCGCTGGAACCGATGACGCCGCAGTTTCTCGCCCGCCGCCTGCTCGACCACAACCGGCCGGCGGGTCATGCCCATGCAGCGTGA
- the fliN gene encoding flagellar motor switch protein FliN, translating to MPLAASPGRAGTEDTPPRTPRDLEAVYDIPVLVSAVLGRSTMQVSQLLKLGRGAVVELDRKVGDPIDIFVNNRLIARGEVVMIDDVKLGITMTEIVKSDRGG from the coding sequence CTGCCGCTCGCCGCCTCGCCCGGACGGGCAGGCACCGAGGACACGCCGCCGCGCACCCCGCGCGATCTCGAAGCGGTCTATGATATTCCGGTCCTGGTCAGCGCCGTGCTCGGCCGTTCGACCATGCAGGTCAGCCAGCTGCTCAAGCTCGGCCGGGGGGCGGTGGTCGAACTGGACCGCAAGGTCGGCGACCCGATCGATATTTTCGTCAACAACCGCCTGATCGCCCGCGGCGAGGTGGTGATGATCGACGATGTCAAGCTCGGCATCACCATGACCGAAATCGTCAAATCCGACCGTGGCGGCTGA